A single region of the Marinobacter nanhaiticus D15-8W genome encodes:
- a CDS encoding energy transducer TonB family protein, which produces MPLPGHQNGQSTYRLILTLSIAFLLHILILAAVLHNWVLQPEPEASTVRFSLLANSEDDSAASRQSRNSSASKQVSAEASSASAAALSKTPRVIRTAEPAPSESPSRVQPAKSQDQTSDLAKNAATTSPSPEPAPQSAPSPMAAASTQRVSGSPVDTPAPKSEEPRAQIAERIVEQDPYITLLWQYISDELDSRPVRSIHDLNQMRTVRLELHLMENGALRRVDTIESSGKPTLDQAARQSALAASPYPRPPESAREQGFRFQVELRFTPRSGD; this is translated from the coding sequence ATGCCGTTGCCCGGTCACCAGAATGGCCAATCGACCTATCGCCTGATTCTGACGCTGTCGATTGCCTTCCTGCTGCACATACTAATCCTCGCGGCCGTCCTTCACAATTGGGTCCTTCAGCCCGAACCCGAGGCTTCCACCGTTCGCTTCTCACTGCTTGCCAACAGCGAAGACGATAGCGCGGCAAGCCGCCAGAGCCGTAACAGCAGCGCATCCAAACAGGTATCGGCCGAAGCTTCCAGCGCATCCGCGGCTGCATTGTCGAAAACTCCCCGGGTCATCCGAACAGCCGAACCTGCGCCAAGCGAAAGCCCCTCTCGCGTCCAGCCGGCGAAGTCGCAGGACCAAACGTCAGACCTCGCAAAAAACGCGGCCACGACAAGCCCGTCGCCGGAACCCGCCCCCCAAAGCGCACCCAGCCCGATGGCTGCGGCAAGCACGCAACGCGTTAGTGGCTCACCGGTCGATACTCCTGCCCCCAAATCCGAAGAGCCACGCGCCCAGATTGCCGAAAGAATCGTCGAACAGGATCCATACATTACACTGCTCTGGCAGTACATCAGTGACGAGCTGGACAGCCGCCCGGTTCGGTCAATTCACGACCTAAACCAGATGCGGACGGTACGACTTGAATTACATTTAATGGAAAACGGGGCGTTGCGGCGGGTGGATACGATTGAAAGTTCGGGAAAGCCGACCCTGGATCAGGCCGCCAGACAGAGCGCCCTGGCGGCCAGCCCCTACCCCCGTCCGCCGGAATCGGCACGGGAGCAGGGATTTCGTTTCCAGGTGGAGCTCAGGTTCACTCCACGCTCGGGAGACTGA
- the grxD gene encoding Grx4 family monothiol glutaredoxin yields the protein MDINETIKSQLQDNPIILYMKGSPQQPQCGFSARTVQALMACGERFAYVNILDNQELREALKVYSNWPTYPQLYINGELVGGCDIVLEMSENGELAEMVKAAAAKSEDTES from the coding sequence ATGGATATTAATGAGACCATCAAAAGCCAGCTTCAGGACAATCCGATTATCCTGTACATGAAGGGTTCCCCCCAACAGCCCCAGTGTGGTTTCTCCGCCCGCACCGTGCAGGCGCTGATGGCGTGCGGCGAGCGATTTGCCTACGTCAACATCCTGGACAATCAGGAGCTGCGCGAGGCCCTCAAGGTGTACTCCAACTGGCCGACTTATCCGCAGCTCTACATCAATGGCGAGTTGGTCGGAGGCTGCGATATTGTTCTGGAAATGTCGGAAAACGGTGAGCTGGCCGAAATGGTCAAAGCCGCTGCTGCCAAGAGTGAGGACACTGAGAGCTGA
- a CDS encoding aspartate aminotransferase family protein has translation MADLPLLNTYGRLPIVFDHGRGPWLYDTDGNRYFDTFCGIAVSGLGHAHPAITQAIADQAARLMHCSNLFHTGIQQSLARKLCDISGMDGVFFANSGAEANEAALKLARLYGHNRGIHSPAVLVMDRSFHGRTLATLTATGNRKVQAGFEPLVSGFVRAPYNDLDAVSAIARSNPNIVAVLLEPIQGEGGLQVADPSWLQGVREICDHQGWLMMLDEVQTGNGRTGNYFAYQTFGVTPDVVTTAKGLGNGFPIGACLARGEAARTFQPGHHGSTFGGNALACAAASAVIDTLEKDQLMARAREVGDRIRSRLEQAFAGADYVRSIRGIGLMIGVELTSPCAELVPLAKTQGLLLNVTAERVIRLLPPLTLTDEEADTMVDQLIRILRLYAADDRQSPRSNEGPKGSQTP, from the coding sequence ATGGCGGACCTGCCGCTGCTGAACACATACGGGCGACTGCCGATCGTCTTTGATCACGGTCGGGGACCCTGGCTCTACGATACTGATGGCAACCGCTATTTCGATACGTTCTGCGGCATCGCGGTAAGTGGTCTGGGGCACGCACACCCCGCCATAACCCAGGCCATCGCGGATCAGGCTGCACGCCTGATGCATTGCTCCAACCTGTTCCACACCGGCATCCAGCAGTCCCTGGCCCGTAAGCTCTGCGATATTTCCGGCATGGACGGCGTATTCTTCGCCAATTCCGGCGCCGAGGCCAACGAAGCCGCACTCAAGCTCGCCCGCCTTTACGGCCACAATCGCGGCATCCACTCGCCGGCGGTGCTGGTGATGGACCGGTCGTTCCACGGCCGGACCCTGGCAACACTCACCGCGACCGGCAACCGCAAGGTACAGGCCGGCTTCGAGCCTCTGGTCAGCGGCTTTGTCCGCGCCCCGTATAACGATCTGGACGCCGTCAGCGCCATTGCCCGGTCAAACCCCAACATCGTCGCGGTTCTGCTGGAACCGATCCAGGGTGAAGGCGGCCTGCAGGTCGCCGACCCTTCATGGCTGCAGGGTGTCCGAGAGATCTGCGATCATCAGGGCTGGCTGATGATGCTGGATGAGGTACAGACCGGCAACGGCCGCACCGGCAATTATTTCGCTTACCAGACCTTCGGCGTCACACCCGACGTGGTGACTACTGCCAAAGGACTGGGCAACGGTTTTCCCATCGGCGCCTGCCTGGCGCGTGGAGAAGCGGCGCGCACTTTCCAACCGGGCCATCACGGCTCCACCTTCGGCGGTAATGCCCTTGCCTGCGCTGCTGCCAGCGCCGTGATCGACACCCTGGAGAAAGACCAGTTGATGGCTCGCGCCCGTGAAGTGGGCGACCGCATCCGCAGCCGGCTGGAGCAGGCTTTTGCAGGCGCGGATTATGTCCGCTCGATTCGCGGTATAGGCCTGATGATTGGCGTTGAATTGACCTCCCCCTGCGCTGAGCTGGTACCGCTGGCCAAGACGCAGGGATTGCTACTCAACGTGACTGCCGAGCGGGTCATCCGCCTTTTGCCGCCCCTGACCCTCACCGACGAGGAAGCGGATACCATGGTGGACCAGTTGATTCGCATCCTTCGACTTTACGCCGCCGATGATCGCCAAAGCCCCCGCTCTAATGAGGGGCCGAAAGGCTCACAGACTCCCTGA
- the argF gene encoding ornithine carbamoyltransferase, producing MAARHFLTLLDFSPAELDQVIDNAIALKKSWRSGETRDSLKNRVLAMIFEKASTRTRVSFEAGMTQLGGAALFLSPNDTQLGRGEPIEDSSRVISSMVDAVMIRTFEHEKIERFASTSRVPVINALTDQFHPCQLLADMQAYRERRGSIRGATVTWVGDGNNMCASYINAAEQFGFDLRIACPEGYEPDAKLLAENAERVTVIREPEEAVRGAHLVATDVWASMGQEDEQAIRARNFAPYQVNPRLMAMADPDAIFMHCLPAHRGEEISEDMLDHKSAVVWDEAENRLHAQKALLEFLILGA from the coding sequence ATGGCTGCCAGACATTTCCTTACGTTGTTGGATTTTTCCCCGGCTGAACTGGACCAGGTAATCGACAATGCAATCGCCCTGAAGAAAAGCTGGCGCTCTGGCGAAACCAGGGACTCCCTGAAGAACCGGGTGCTGGCCATGATCTTCGAGAAAGCATCGACCCGCACCCGCGTTTCCTTCGAGGCCGGCATGACCCAACTGGGAGGCGCCGCACTTTTCCTGTCACCCAACGATACCCAACTGGGGCGCGGCGAGCCCATCGAAGATTCTTCCCGCGTTATCTCGAGCATGGTCGATGCGGTGATGATCCGCACTTTCGAGCACGAAAAGATCGAGCGCTTTGCGAGCACCTCCCGCGTGCCGGTCATCAATGCCCTGACGGATCAGTTCCATCCCTGCCAGCTGTTGGCGGACATGCAGGCCTATCGCGAGCGTCGGGGCAGCATTCGTGGCGCGACAGTGACCTGGGTCGGCGACGGCAACAACATGTGCGCCTCGTACATTAATGCGGCCGAACAATTCGGCTTCGATCTACGCATTGCATGCCCGGAAGGTTATGAACCCGATGCGAAGCTGTTAGCCGAAAATGCCGAACGCGTCACCGTAATTCGCGAACCTGAAGAGGCCGTTCGAGGCGCCCACCTGGTGGCAACCGACGTCTGGGCCTCAATGGGCCAGGAAGACGAGCAGGCAATCAGGGCGCGGAACTTCGCACCCTACCAGGTCAACCCCAGACTCATGGCAATGGCGGATCCGGATGCGATCTTCATGCACTGTCTGCCGGCCCACCGGGGCGAGGAAATCTCTGAGGACATGCTCGACCATAAGAGCGCCGTCGTCTGGGATGAGGCGGAAAATCGCCTGCATGCTCAGAAAGCACTGCTGGAATTCCTGATCCTGGGTGCCTGA
- a CDS encoding ABC transporter ATP-binding protein: MVEDKETSAPANWLLEVKDLACGYGDTTVVSDINFALGEGDIGCLLGPSGCGKSTILRAVAGFLPLQHGQIHLAGHPISVPGKAVPPEKRRIGMVFQDYALFPHLTVAENVAFGLRHMDREERQLKVTQLLELVHLQDLADQHPHALSGGQQQRVALARALAPEPTLILLDEPFSNLDADLRRRLSLDVRDILKTLGMSAILVTHDQQEAFAMCDQVAVLQDGHIQQWDVPYNLYHEPANRFVAGFVGQGGFVKGRTMGPDSIECELGVIRGNRAYPWPAGTLVDVLIRPDDIVFDAQSELRPKVIEKTFAGTSTLYRFRLSAETEFEALFRSHLDFRLGEQVPVRVEADHLIAFERT, encoded by the coding sequence ATGGTCGAGGATAAGGAGACCTCCGCACCCGCAAACTGGCTGCTTGAAGTGAAAGACCTCGCTTGTGGCTACGGCGACACCACGGTAGTCAGCGATATCAACTTCGCCCTCGGAGAAGGCGATATCGGCTGCCTGCTCGGGCCGAGCGGGTGCGGCAAGAGTACGATTCTCAGGGCCGTCGCCGGCTTCCTGCCGTTGCAGCACGGACAGATCCACCTGGCGGGGCACCCGATCAGCGTGCCCGGAAAAGCGGTCCCCCCGGAGAAACGCCGTATTGGCATGGTCTTTCAGGACTATGCCCTGTTCCCTCACCTGACCGTTGCGGAGAATGTGGCTTTCGGCCTCCGGCACATGGACCGGGAGGAGCGCCAACTCAAGGTGACCCAACTTCTGGAACTGGTCCACCTGCAGGACCTTGCCGATCAACATCCACACGCCCTGTCAGGCGGGCAGCAACAACGGGTGGCGCTGGCACGCGCACTTGCTCCCGAACCTACGCTGATCCTGTTGGACGAACCCTTCTCCAACCTGGACGCAGATCTCCGCCGCCGTCTCAGCCTGGATGTGCGCGATATACTGAAAACCCTGGGGATGAGCGCCATCCTGGTCACCCACGACCAGCAGGAAGCTTTCGCCATGTGTGACCAGGTGGCCGTATTACAAGACGGGCATATCCAACAATGGGACGTGCCCTACAACCTCTACCACGAGCCCGCCAATCGCTTCGTCGCCGGCTTCGTCGGCCAGGGAGGCTTCGTCAAGGGCAGGACGATGGGTCCCGATAGTATCGAATGCGAGCTTGGCGTGATCCGCGGCAACCGCGCCTACCCCTGGCCGGCAGGCACGCTGGTCGATGTCCTGATCCGTCCTGACGACATCGTGTTCGACGCGCAGTCCGAACTCCGACCAAAAGTCATTGAGAAGACCTTCGCTGGCACATCGACGCTCTATCGCTTTCGCCTCTCTGCGGAAACGGAATTCGAGGCGCTGTTCCGCAGTCACCTGGATTTCAGGCTGGGTGAGCAGGTGCCGGTGAGAGTCGAGGCTGATCACCTGATCGCCTTCGAGAGGACGTAG
- a CDS encoding ATP-binding protein, translated as MPLAPFLNMFGRLLLVAVIILALCAGLFTGLNAVREKDWKEHYAGPLMDWLAVAPHPLASYPWLDALYNLNLLAGPQTDLTPVEEERLAYGQVVASNSGLGVRVRRLAESGDVLDATFRDLYRDVGEASALIVLTHLNQLLPQDRLAAMESLGVELGLEVQPVTEDISAPEAMTLERLVERGLAFVQSESSDAARIYIRLNDGTVAQIQLPDPFRPMAWPVVLLVFCVAAGIAGVFLFLLLSGVDRNLRAVESVAVRIARGELEARVDTRRGALVRRLGRSFNGMADQIQRLVEVQREMIHAVSHELRTPVARIRFGVQMIEDSPDEASMNKQLAGIDSDIQELDELIDEILTYARLEQGGPIMSFQEASVPDIVRQVVEEQQRLRPNMGFKAEFVGDSESWGLSDIEPRYIHRALQNLVGNAGRYASGQIRVRCQFDEQTCRIDVEDDGPGIPEGDWEKVFTAFARLDDSRTRTSGGYGLGLSIVRRILYWHGGQAFVTRSPDLGGAAFSLVWPRRQPES; from the coding sequence ATGCCCCTAGCCCCCTTCCTGAACATGTTTGGCCGTCTCCTATTGGTGGCCGTGATCATCCTCGCCTTGTGCGCGGGTCTCTTTACGGGGCTCAACGCCGTACGCGAGAAGGATTGGAAAGAGCATTATGCTGGCCCGCTGATGGACTGGCTTGCTGTCGCCCCCCACCCGTTAGCCAGCTATCCGTGGCTGGATGCGCTCTATAATCTCAATCTGCTTGCCGGACCCCAGACTGACCTGACCCCGGTCGAGGAAGAGCGCCTCGCCTATGGCCAGGTCGTGGCGAGCAACAGCGGCTTGGGCGTACGCGTCCGGCGGCTGGCGGAGTCTGGCGATGTCCTCGACGCCACCTTTCGTGACCTCTACCGCGACGTGGGCGAGGCGTCCGCCCTGATCGTGCTGACCCACCTGAACCAGTTGTTGCCACAGGATCGCCTGGCGGCCATGGAAAGTCTTGGCGTCGAGCTCGGGCTGGAGGTCCAACCTGTTACGGAGGATATCTCGGCGCCGGAGGCCATGACGCTTGAGCGTCTGGTGGAGCGCGGGCTCGCCTTCGTCCAAAGCGAGTCCTCTGACGCTGCCAGGATCTACATCCGACTTAACGATGGCACCGTGGCGCAGATCCAGTTGCCGGATCCATTCCGGCCCATGGCATGGCCGGTGGTATTGCTGGTGTTTTGCGTGGCTGCGGGTATCGCTGGCGTGTTCCTCTTTCTCCTGCTAAGCGGCGTTGATCGCAACCTGCGTGCGGTGGAGTCGGTTGCCGTGCGCATCGCACGGGGCGAGCTCGAAGCGCGCGTGGATACCCGTCGGGGTGCGCTGGTCCGGCGTTTGGGGAGATCGTTCAACGGCATGGCCGACCAGATACAGCGGCTGGTGGAGGTGCAGCGGGAGATGATCCATGCAGTCTCCCATGAGCTGCGCACGCCGGTGGCCCGCATTCGCTTCGGTGTCCAGATGATCGAGGACAGCCCGGACGAGGCCTCCATGAACAAGCAGCTGGCAGGTATCGACAGCGATATCCAGGAATTGGACGAGCTCATCGACGAGATCCTCACTTACGCGCGGCTGGAGCAGGGCGGACCGATCATGAGTTTCCAGGAAGCCAGCGTGCCGGACATCGTGCGGCAGGTGGTCGAGGAGCAGCAGCGTCTACGTCCCAATATGGGCTTCAAGGCGGAGTTCGTCGGCGACAGCGAGAGCTGGGGATTATCGGATATCGAGCCGCGCTACATCCACCGGGCCCTGCAAAACCTTGTCGGTAATGCTGGGCGCTACGCCTCCGGCCAGATCCGTGTACGCTGCCAGTTCGACGAGCAGACTTGCCGCATTGATGTGGAAGACGACGGCCCGGGCATCCCGGAGGGCGACTGGGAAAAGGTCTTTACCGCCTTCGCTCGACTGGATGACAGCCGGACACGCACCTCCGGCGGCTATGGCCTGGGGCTTTCGATCGTACGTCGCATCCTTTACTGGCACGGTGGTCAGGCTTTCGTAACGCGCAGCCCGGATCTGGGCGGTGCGGCGTTCAGTCTGGTCTGGCCTCGACGTCAGCCTGAAAGCTAA
- a CDS encoding response regulator — MDGVEQSNESCRVLIVEDDERLADLTREYLESNGLTVSVEENGAQAVERIRSEQPDIVVLDLMLPGEDGLSICRRARPFYSGPILMLTARTDDLDQVLGLEMGADDYISKPVRPRVLLARIRALLRRVTDSGKSESEPKSTEEPVRLEFNDLVVDRSMREAWLNNESIDLTSAEFDLLWLLASSAGRVLSREEIFTALRGIEYDGQDRSIDVRVSRIRPKIGDDPVHPRRIKTVRSKGYLFVKEA; from the coding sequence ATGGACGGCGTGGAACAATCAAACGAGAGTTGTAGGGTTCTCATTGTCGAAGATGATGAGCGCCTGGCTGATTTGACTCGGGAATATCTTGAAAGCAACGGACTCACTGTCTCCGTCGAGGAGAACGGAGCACAGGCGGTTGAGCGCATTCGTAGCGAACAGCCGGACATCGTGGTCCTTGATTTGATGCTTCCCGGCGAAGATGGACTGTCAATCTGCCGTCGGGCACGGCCGTTCTATTCCGGTCCGATACTTATGCTGACTGCACGTACCGATGATCTGGATCAGGTTCTCGGCCTGGAGATGGGTGCAGACGATTACATCTCCAAACCGGTACGACCCCGAGTGCTTCTGGCCCGTATCCGCGCGCTGCTGCGTCGCGTGACTGACAGCGGCAAAAGCGAGTCCGAGCCGAAGTCCACGGAAGAACCGGTGCGTCTTGAATTCAACGACCTGGTGGTTGATCGTTCCATGCGTGAAGCATGGCTGAACAACGAGAGCATCGACCTGACCAGTGCAGAATTCGACCTGCTTTGGCTATTGGCCTCAAGCGCCGGTCGGGTCCTGAGTCGTGAGGAGATCTTCACGGCGCTGCGCGGCATCGAATACGATGGACAGGATCGTTCCATTGACGTCCGGGTTTCCCGGATCCGACCCAAGATTGGTGACGATCCGGTTCATCCCAGACGTATCAAAACCGTGCGCAGCAAGGGCTATCTGTTCGTCAAGGAAGCCTGA
- a CDS encoding GNAT family N-acetyltransferase, with translation MSAEHARSVSTARRLKASITRDPAMLEAAQRLRYRIFSEEYDSDLGALTPGIDQDTYDAHCDHLIVTDVQTGQLVATSRVLHQRDAEKTGGFYSEGEFELENLYQLPGQLAELGRTCVHPDYRNGATISLLWSSVAEYLVRENVDYMIGCASISMADGGHKAWRITQQLQQRYMTDRTQRVSPRRALPHITNASGYHAVDIPPLIRAYMRLGARVCGEPCWDPEFRCADLLVLLEVKKLASRYSRHFMRPAEEPGSC, from the coding sequence ATGTCTGCAGAACACGCCCGTTCAGTCAGCACCGCTCGTCGACTCAAGGCGTCCATCACTCGCGATCCGGCTATGCTGGAAGCTGCCCAGCGTTTGCGCTATCGCATCTTCTCCGAAGAGTACGATTCAGATCTGGGCGCCCTCACCCCGGGCATCGACCAGGACACGTACGATGCCCACTGCGATCACCTGATCGTCACGGACGTACAGACAGGCCAACTCGTCGCCACCTCTCGCGTCCTCCACCAACGCGATGCCGAGAAAACCGGGGGCTTCTACTCCGAAGGCGAATTCGAACTGGAGAACCTCTACCAGTTGCCTGGCCAACTCGCCGAACTCGGTCGCACCTGCGTGCACCCCGACTACCGTAACGGCGCGACAATAAGCCTGTTATGGTCCTCCGTAGCCGAATACCTGGTCCGAGAGAATGTGGACTACATGATCGGCTGCGCGAGTATCAGCATGGCCGATGGCGGCCATAAGGCCTGGCGTATCACCCAGCAGCTGCAGCAGCGCTACATGACGGACCGGACACAACGGGTCAGCCCTCGTCGCGCCCTGCCCCACATTACCAACGCGTCGGGCTATCATGCGGTGGATATCCCCCCGCTGATTCGTGCCTATATGCGACTCGGCGCCCGAGTCTGCGGTGAACCCTGTTGGGACCCCGAATTCCGCTGCGCCGACCTGTTGGTCCTACTGGAAGTCAAAAAGCTGGCTAGCCGCTACAGTCGCCATTTCATGCGCCCCGCCGAAGAGCCAGGGTCATGCTGA
- a CDS encoding lysophospholipid acyltransferase family protein gives MLMKSFRLVSRLALFSLALLVCTVLALGISSIELVTRRKVNRTPFACFCFGLANRCLGFRVNIRGVRPDRTVLLVSNHISWSDIPILGGVLPLRFLSKVEVRTWPVIGWLAEQAGTLFIRRGGGQARATRDQIADTLRSGQSVLVFPEGTTTLGITVLPFHGRLLSSAIDAEIPIQPITIGYRRNNHPDHLAPFIGDDQFEHHLIRMLREPAVSVDIILHEPVLVRAGDDLQAVTQALHDQIQAGLNDIHQGSNQSGKASGFPTAPLGLGS, from the coding sequence ATGCTGATGAAATCCTTCCGGCTGGTCAGCCGGCTCGCCCTGTTCAGCCTGGCCCTACTGGTCTGCACGGTACTCGCGCTGGGGATCTCATCGATCGAGCTGGTTACCCGGCGCAAAGTGAATCGCACACCTTTCGCCTGCTTCTGCTTTGGTTTGGCGAATCGCTGCCTGGGCTTCCGTGTGAACATCCGGGGCGTGAGACCGGATCGAACTGTGCTGCTGGTCAGCAACCACATCTCGTGGTCCGATATTCCCATCCTCGGCGGCGTACTTCCGCTACGCTTCCTGTCGAAGGTCGAGGTGCGCACCTGGCCGGTCATCGGCTGGCTTGCCGAGCAGGCAGGGACCCTCTTTATCCGCCGCGGCGGCGGCCAGGCCCGGGCCACCCGAGACCAGATCGCCGACACGCTTCGCAGCGGTCAGTCGGTACTGGTGTTCCCGGAGGGCACTACGACATTGGGTATTACGGTTTTGCCTTTCCACGGCCGTTTGCTGTCGTCAGCCATCGACGCCGAAATTCCGATCCAGCCGATCACTATCGGCTACCGGAGGAACAATCATCCCGATCACCTTGCGCCTTTCATCGGAGACGACCAATTCGAGCACCACCTGATTCGAATGCTGCGCGAGCCGGCAGTCTCGGTCGACATCATTTTGCACGAACCCGTGCTGGTAAGGGCCGGCGATGACCTTCAGGCGGTTACCCAGGCGCTGCACGATCAGATCCAGGCTGGGCTAAACGACATCCATCAGGGCTCGAACCAGAGCGGGAAAGCGTCCGGGTTTCCAACAGCGCCTCTCGGCCTTGGTTCTTAA
- a CDS encoding FKBP-type peptidyl-prolyl cis-trans isomerase → MQRPSVYTVHYRLKNKIGEIVDTSEGAEPLQFLWGSGNVIRGIEEAVKDRGIGDCLEVTIPPEMAYGETNPDLVRKVPRSAFADVEGLKPGMKFQTNSGEEAQIVQIVAIDGNVVKVDANHPLAGFTLYFDLEIIDKRPATDDEMAAGHPMEV, encoded by the coding sequence ATGCAACGCCCGTCGGTATATACCGTTCACTACCGTCTCAAGAACAAGATCGGCGAAATCGTCGATACTTCAGAAGGTGCCGAACCCCTGCAGTTCCTGTGGGGTTCAGGCAACGTCATCCGTGGCATCGAGGAGGCGGTCAAGGACCGTGGCATCGGCGATTGCCTGGAAGTAACCATTCCTCCGGAAATGGCCTATGGCGAGACCAATCCCGACCTGGTTCGCAAGGTGCCACGCTCGGCGTTTGCCGACGTGGAGGGTCTCAAACCGGGAATGAAGTTCCAGACCAACAGCGGCGAAGAGGCGCAGATCGTGCAGATCGTCGCCATCGACGGCAATGTGGTGAAGGTGGATGCGAACCACCCACTGGCAGGCTTCACCCTCTACTTCGATCTGGAAATCATCGACAAGCGCCCAGCCACCGACGACGAAATGGCTGCCGGACACCCGATGGAGGTTTAA